One segment of Solanum lycopersicum chromosome 1, SLM_r2.1 DNA contains the following:
- the LOC101251927 gene encoding protein CANDIDATE G-PROTEIN COUPLED RECEPTOR 2 yields the protein MIDWKMRSVESIVAELSPSSSATAVVGAGGDGGGGGGGWFVECHGLWHNVLMIVPSALFVIYLASQAKRSFSKVSNGRSHVVAVLYAILWLVSIFNLAWCSIQAWECAPGKQFMWSVISLFTTSGMLFLEVSLIAFLLQGNHASGREALTQTFLISAIVVGLDISLKGLYLFGFGIQLFDVSNNGSQWALWVIHKLLLTGVYGLIFFMYRSTWRERLPARPAFQNYISIMFCVNATALLACALAAHGTGFGIWLYNITVICYHAMYLPLLYITFLADFLQEDDLHLENVYYSEMKDAGFFDVDWE from the exons ATGATTGATTGGAAGATGAGATCTGTTGAATCCATAGTGGCGGAGTTATCACCGTCTTCTTCCGCAACAGCCGTGGTCGGAGCAGGAGGAGATGGCGGCGGCGGCGGCGGCGGTTGGTTCGTGGAGTGCCACGGTTTATGGCATAATGTATTGATGATAGTTCCTTCAGCACTATTTGTTATATACTTGGCTTCCCAAGCCAAGAGAAGCTTCTCCAAGGTTTCTAATGGTCGATCGCATGTAGTAGCTGTTCTCTATGCCATTCTCTGGCTTGTTAGCATCTTCAATTTGGCCTGGTGCTCTATTCAG GCATGGGAGTGTGCTCCAGGGAAACAATTCATGTGGAGTGTCATCTCCTTGTTCACAACATCTGGCATGCTATTTCTCGAAGTAAGCTTGATAGCCTTTCTACTTCAAGGGAACCACGCTAGTGGACGTGAGGCGCTAACACAGACTTTCCTAATCTCTGCAATTGTAGTAGGTTTAGATATATCTCTAAAG GGGTTATACCTATTTGGATTTGGTATTCAGTTGTTTGATGTTAGCAACAATGGCTCACAATGGGCCTTATGGGTTATTCACAAGTTGCTGCTGACTGGAGTATATGGCCTCATCTTTTTTATGTATCGATCTACATGGAGAGAAAGGTTGCCAG CAAGACCTGCATTCCAGAACTATATTTCCATCATGTTTTGCGTAAATGCAACTGCCTTGCTTGCATGTGCACTTGCAGCACATGGGACTGGATTTGGAATATG GTTGTACAATATCACGGTCATATGTTACCATGCCATGTACCTTCCTCTTCTGTATATTACTTTCCTAGCGGACTTTTTGCAG GAGGACGACTTGCATCTGGAGAATGTATACTACTCAGAAATGAAAGATGCTGGCTTCTTTGATGTCGATTGGGAGTAA